From the Mesotoga prima MesG1.Ag.4.2 genome, the window CTTCTCTGAAATGGCGCAGAAGGTAATAAGACTGAACGGCAGGGATAAAGGCGAATCTGTTTGAATCGGAGGTGCAGTGTTTGAAAACAGTACTCAAGAACATAGACTATCTTGTGACAATGAATGAAAAGAGAGAGGAGCTTAAAGACGCTTATGTGGTCGTCGAAGATGGAATAATAATCGATGTCGGCAAGGGAACTCCTCCTCCGGGCGACGTGGAGATCGACCTGGCCGGACGAATCATCACTCCCGGCTTTGTCAACACTCATCATCATTTCTATCAGTCGCTATTCCGCAGCGTAAAGGAAGTCGCATCGGCGAAATTGTTTGACTGGCTTGTCTTCCTATATGAGCGGTGGAAGAACCTCGATAATGAAGCGATATACGTGAGCAGCAAAGTGGCAATTTACGAAATGATGATGTCTGGGGTTACAACTACAACCGACATGTTGTACCTTCACCCGAAGGGAAGAAGTGAGTTCATCGACAGCGAAATTGAGGCGGCGCGCAGTACCGGGGTGAGATTTCACCCCACCAGGGGCTCGATGTCTCTCTCCAGAAAAGACGGAGGCTTACCCCCCGATACGGTCGTTCAGAGTGAGAGAGAGATAATAGAGGACTCCGTAAGACTTATAGAAAAGTATCACGACAGAGAGAAACACTCGATGCTGCGGATAGCTCTGGCGCCATGCTCTCCCTTCTCGGTGACTGAAGAGTCGATGGTCAGGACGGCCGAACTCGCCGGGCAGTACGACGTGCTTCTTCACACACATCTCGCCGAAACGAGGGACGAAGACGATTTCTGTATCGAGAAGAAGGGACTGAGACCGGTTGATTTCATGGAAAAGGTCGGCTGGCTTAACGAGCGAAGCTGGTTCGCCCATCTCGTATGGCTGAGCGATGAAGACATCAAGAAGCTTGCCGGGCATGACTGCGGCATGGCTCACTGCCCTTCCTCAAACATGAGACTTGGATCGGGAATCGCCCGTGTAAAAGAAATGAAGGAAGCAGGAATGAGAATCGGCCTTGCCGTCGACGGAAGCTCATCGAACGATACAGGAAACATGCTTTTGGAGATACGAAATGCTCTGATGCTTCAAAGGGTTTTGAAAGGTGCCGATGCTCTCACTCCCAGAGATGTTCTTGAATTTGCGACTCTTGGAGGGGCCCGGGTATTGAGAATGGATGATTTCATAGGATCGGTCGAGGTTGGAAAATCGGCGGACCTTGCTGCCTTTAGACTTGATACTCTGTCTATGTCAGGGGGACTCTCCGATCCTGTTGCATCTCTCGTTCTCTGTGATCCGCACAAAAGTGACATGGTCATGATAAACGGGAAGATCCGTGTCCAGAACGGAAGGGTAATCGATAGTGAACTTCCAGGTTTGATAAAGAGACACAACGAGATATCTTCGAAGCTGATCGGAGGGGAGTACTGATGATAGTTACAGTAGTTGATATTCAAGTCAAGAGTGAGTTTTTAGATAAATTCATAGAAGCCACTCGTGAAAATCACAAGAAGTCTGTAAGTGAGCCGGGTAATTTGAGATTCGACTTCCTTCAGGATAAAGCAGATCCATCCCATTTTTTCTCTATGAAGCCTATGAATCCGAGGAAGCAGCTGCAAATCACAAGAGGACAGATCATTACAAGCGATGGAAGGAAAGAGTTGAGGAGTACATGGAGAGACCACGCAGGGGAACTCAAACAAGAGTAATAGAACCTGAGAGGCTGAGAGACTGGAAATGATCTCTGTTGCAGTCTGAGTTCGGGAGGGAGGTTTCAATGCTGATAGAAGAGTTCAGAAGGAGAATTGATGGTCTTAGGGAAGAGATATCTTCCAGAGGAGCCGGTGCTTTTCTGATAAGCAAGTGCTGCAATTTTTCTTGGGTAACTTTTGGAGCCAGGAGTCATATTACTCTAAATTCTACGGAAGGCGAGGCATCGGTTCTGGTAACACTTGACAGGGTTTACATTATCACGAACAATATTGAAAAGCAAAGGATACAGGAAGTCGAATTTCACGAGGAGCTTCTGGGTGAGTTTGGATTTCTTGAGTACAACTGGTTTGAGACTTATGGTGAAAAGAGGTTAATCGACAACCTGCTAAAAGGAAAGCTTCTCTCCGATACCGGAAGGTATGACAGCGAATACGTTGACCTAACAGAAATGCGCACAGTCCTCAGTGTTTATGAGATAGAAACCTACAGAGCTCTCGGAAGAGATTGTGATGATATCTTTTCTTCAATTATTCCGGGTTTGAAGAGGAATATGACCGAGCTCGAAGTTCAAGGTCTATTCTATGAAGCCATGTCAAAGAGAGATATCGAACCAATACTGACACTTGTCTTTTCCGAGGACAGTTCTCTAAGTTACAGGCACAACCTATCTCGAAACGTCAAACTTGATAGGAGAGGATTTGTAAGCATCTGTGCCAGAAGGCGCGGGCTAATTGTTTCGTCCAGCAGATCGTTCATGTTCGAGCCTGTGGAGGAGATCAGCCTTCAGCACGAGCGGAACTGTTTTGTGGATGCTGTTGCAATCGATTCCTCAAAGCCGGGAGAGAGGCTTTCCAATGTCTTTGAGAAGCTTGTGGAGGCCTACGAACACGTTGGCAGGGGAGGGGAATGGAAGCTTCATCATCAGGGTGGAGTAGCTGGCTATCTGCCGAGAGAAGTGCACGGCAATCTCAAGAGCGATTTTATTCTCAAGAGGGGAAATGCCGTCGCATGGAATCCCACAATAAGGGGAACTAAGTCCGAAGACACGGTATTGATTGGAGATTTTGGAGACAGCAATATTTCGTTCCCCCAGACCAGTTCCTGGCCAGAACTGAAGTACGAATTCGACGGCTCGACGGTGAGAAGACCGGCGATCCTCCTGGTTGACAAGGTCTGACTTCCAGTGTGACAACTGTTTTCACAATTGACTTGAAGTCTTTCAATTTGAAACGAGAAAAGAGGTTAGAATCTCTTGGGCATGGTTTTCTCTTGAAAAACAGAGTGGACCATATAAAGGGATCTTCTGAAGATCCCTTTTTTAAAATTGTCGGGCCCTCATGCTAAAATAAATTCCGTTCAGCAAGAACGGAGGGGTACTTATGAAGACGGTTGTTACTAATAAGAAGGCGCGTTTCCAGTATCACCTTATGGATTCGTATGAGGCGGGAATTGAGCTCGTAGGAACCGAAGTGAAATCGCTGCGTCTAGGTGGAGCATCTCTCATTGATGCGTACTGCAAGATCGAAAGCGGCGAGATATTTCTGGTTGACTGCAATATTAGTCTATACACTCACGGCAATGTCTGGAATCATGAACCGCGCAGAAAGAGAAGGTTACTGATGCACAGAAAGGAAATTCTTAGGCTGGACCAAAAGACAAAGGAAAAGGGACTTACCATTATCCCTTTGAAAATATACTTCAATGATAAAGGGAAGGCAAAGGTCGAAATCTGTCTTGCAAAGGGAAAGAGGCTATTCGATAAGAGAGAAGATATAGCAAAGAGAGATGTCGAGAGAAGAATGAGGCAGCAGGCAGATCTGTGATGGATGAACGTCTCTGTACGTCTTTTTTCTTCCGAATAGAGCAGTAATAATGGCTTTGAACCTCAGTAGTGTTGTGGTATAATCAATCTGTCTTATACTGCGAATAACGCCAATAGCTTTGCAATAATTAAGGGGAGGTGTATTTATGAAGAAAGTCGCTTTAGTAGCTTTGCTCCTTTTTGCGGTCTCACTGGGTTTCTCTACGCCTAAAGCGCTTATAGGTGGTGCTTTTGGGATTAATGCAACTAATCCAGTTTATCAGCCCGAGAGATGGGGTGCCGGTGCCTTTGATCTCTCTCTTCAGCTTCCGTTTACTGATAAGATTGGGGCCATGCTGAGTGCTCAGGCTGCAATCAGGTATCCAAGCAATAAGATAGGGCTTTTCAACGCCGACATTTATTTCCAGATCTTCGAGACACTCAATCTCAAGGCGAGGTTGCTTGTAAGTGTGGGTTCCGTCCAGGATTCCAACTTCGGAGAACAGAGTTGGGAGATCGGAATTCTTGATCTCGGAGCGCCGCATCTTGCAATCGGTGGCGGATTCCAGGTTATGACACCGATTTCGGATAAGGTCATCCTAAACGGATTTGCAAGGGGCTATAGAGTGAAGGATTACCAGACCCGACAGGAAGGTGATTTCCCGGGTGGAGATTACTGGCCACTTCCCGAGTTCTTCTCAGTAGGACTTGGAGTGCTATACGAGTTCTGATCAGGGGCTAAAGATACTTATTTGAGAGAGTTTATTTTGGTCGTCTTTGTTCTACTTTTTTCTATCGTTTCTTTAGCGGTAACGGGTTACGACAAATTTATTCATTATTCTGTAAGTTATTCCGCCTATGGCCTTTCAAGTTACTTCTTGGGTGACATAGGCGGTTTTGTTTTCTCCGCCTCTCTCGGGGTGGGAAAGGAAATCTGGGATTGGTTTTCCGGGAAAGGTACGGCGGAGTACGGAGACCTGATAGCCGATTTCGCCGGAATAATCTCCGCTTACAGTCTCACCAAGCGTCTTCCGTTCAGACCCTTGCTAGTATTTGTATTGGTGTTCTAGAATTTAAGCAGCTCTGAAATCTCGTTCTAGTCCAGTAACTCAACGGGAATAGATAGAGAGTGTTTTTTCGCAAGTGAGACAAGTGAGTCCCTTGTCTTCTGGTCTAAATCTATGCCCGAAGTCACAGCTCTCTCTCTTGCCATAGCCTCTTTCTCTCCGTGGTAGTAGATTTTGTTATGACCGTCGGCCTTCTTGCTTGAAACGACCCCATCCACTATGTGTTCGAGATGTTCTATAAGGGAAGATCGATCACCAAAGAGCTCCAGGCTGAAGCATCCGAAGAAGTGAGAGACACCTGCTTGAGAGCCGGAATAAGTTTCGGCACTCCATCTACCCAAAGAGAGACCGGCAGACAAGAGATCGACGAGAAGGGCCATACCATAGCCCTTGTGACCACCAAAATCCTCTTCGGATCCTCCCAAAGGAAGAATACCTCCGGGGTTTCGACTGTTGAAGTTGTTCAAAACCCTTCTGGGAGAGGTTGTGTTTCTACCTGTTTCATCCACTGCCCAGCCATTTGGAATATCTCTTCCAAGCCTATCGTAAACCTCTAATTTTCCCCTGGTCACAACGCTAGTAGCCATATCCAGTATAAAATTCTTTTTCAGCCCAGGAATTGCTACTGAAAAGGGATTTGTGCCTAGAACGGCCTCCTTCCCGAAGGTCGGAACTACGAGAGGGTAGCTGTTGGTCATCGCTATTCCTATCATCTTTTTTGAAAGCGCTTTTTCGGAATAATAGGCTGAGATGCCATAGTGATTCGAGTTTCTAACTGAAACAAGACCAATCATCGATTCTTTCCCTTTTCTTATTGCAAGATCCATCGCGTAGTTGGAAACACATTGTCCTGGACCGCCATTACCGTCAACTGTGGCCGAAACCGGAGTATCATGTACTATCGATGGCTTGGAATCTAGCAGAATATTTCCGCTATCTCTTTCCTTTATGTATCTACCAAGTCTTGCGACACCGTGTGAAGGAATGCCACGCAAATCAGCTTCCAACAAAACGTCCACTATTTCATGAGCGGCCTCTATGCCGAAATTCTCGGAAAGAAGAATCTCTTCGCAGAGCCTCCTGAGGTTTTCATATGCTACGGGTTTACCCATAATTATCTAGTCCTTTCAAAGTAGTTCCTTGCTATTTTTGAATACAGCCTACGGGCCATATGAACTTCTTCAAGTTCCACATATTCGTTCGACCTGTGTGCCATTGAGGGACTTCCGGGACCTAGTATTACCGTCTCAATCCCTTGCGATGCAGTAAAGGCGCCATCAGTAAAATAGGTCATCGTGAGCTCTTCTGCGTTCATAGCCTTCTCTTTAAGCACTTCTTTAACAGATTCGGTGAGATTGCCGGAAGAGGAGAAAGACTCCCTGTTGAGCAATATAATTCTCTCTGATTGATTGTATTTGCTTAGAACGGAATCTACCAGAGCGATGATTTCTGCAGAATCTGTGTTCTCTGCAAAACGAATGTCGATAACACATTCGGCCTCATCGGGAACGGTATTTTCTTTCGATCCACCTCGAATGATGTTCAGGCTCTCAGTAAGCCCTTCTATTTTCCCGAGAACCTGAGAAAGCTCAGTGTAGGCACTGAAAAGCTTTGTAACTGCGTTGATTCCGTTTTGCGGTTGCGAACCGTGCGCTGATTTGCCTCTGAATTTCAGTTTAAGCCATATCGCCCCTTTTTCACCTGTCGCAAGTCTCAAGGAGGTAGGCTCACCAATGATTACGCCTGAAACGTCAAAGGTTTGATGCTCGAGAAAATGGCGTATCCCTGAGCAGCCGACTTCTTCATCACAGGTCGCAATGAGCGCAACATTCCAAGAAAAATCGCTGTCTTCCGAAAGATCTATTAGAGCTGCAGTTAGGGCGCTTAACCCGCCCTTCATGTCTGCTGAACCCCTCGCAAACAACTTGCCGTCCACAAGTTTCGGTTTGAAGGGATCCGAGTCCCAGTTTGATCCAGCCGGTACTACGTCCATGTGACCTGACAGGAGAAGGTAAGGTAAGGCCGGGTCTCTTTGAAGTCTTGCGACAAGATTTGAGCGATTCTCTGCGACTTTCTGTATCTCAATATGAACGTTCCTGTCTACAAGCACTCTCTGAAGAATCTCAACGGCTCGATCTTCGTTTCCAGGAGGATTTGTTGTATTTGCGCTGCAAAGCTCTAGCAGAAGCTTTTCGAGTTCTTTATCGCTCAATTTCATAATTTGATTCCCACATTCCAGATCGAGTAATCATCCTGCCCCAGAACCTCTGCTTTTGTCAGTTCACCGTTTGCAATCCTTAATACAAGATCGAACAACTTCCTTCCACTCTCTTCCAGAGTCTCTTCCCCATAGATGATCGCGCTGCAGTCGAAGTCGATATTGTCACTCATCTTTTTTGCAGTCTGACGGTTTCCAGTAATCTTTATGACCGGGGCTATCGCGTGGCCGGTAGGGGTCCCCTGCCCTGTTGTGAAGAGCACGACTGTTGCTCCGCCCGCCACCATACCAGTAACGGATTCAACGTCATATCCTGGAGTATCCATAAGATAAAGACCGGGTTCAGCATCAATTACCTCACCATACTCTTTTACACCAACAATGGGGACTTTACCTCCCTTTATCATGGCTCCGAGAGACTTTTCTTCGAGAGTAGTCAAACCTCCCCTGACATTTCCGGGAGAGATGTTGTTAGGAACGTTCTCTTTGTCAACTACATCGCGACTGTTCTTGAGACTTTCGTCAATCATTCTCTGGAGCATTTTGGTGAACCGCTGCTTCATGGACTCATCAGACATTCTTTCGAAGAGCAAGTGCTCCGCGCCTACCAGTTCAGTGGTTTCAGATAGTATTACCCTTCCTTTCTTTTTCGCCAAAAAGTCGGCTACCTGACCTACTACCGGATTGGCAGAAAGACCTGACGAGAAGTCAGACCCCCCGCATTCCATTCCCAATACAAGCGATGACAGTGAAACTTCTTTGCGTTCGATTTTGGAAGCTTCCTTCACCATATCCTTTACAATCGCTATTCCTCTTTCTATTGCTTCAACGGTTCCATAGTCCTGGATCATGATTACCTCGGCAGGTTTACCATGATCTTGAATTATGTCTCTAAGCTCGTGAGGAGAGACTCTCTCACATCCTAGCCCAACTACGAGAACGGCGGCTATGTTCGGGTTCAGAGCAGTATTTATCAATGTCCTTCTGGTCTGTTTGAAATCGTCGCCAAGTTGTGCGCAGCCTTGGTTATGGCTTGCCACAACCGATCCGGGAACCGCGGACGAAATTCTTCTTGCAACATTTGCCGAGCAGAGAACACTTGGCAGAACTAAAACGTGGTTCCTGACCCCTGCACTTCCATCACTTCTTAGGTACCCCTTGAAAGTCTCCATGGTTTCGGCTTAAGCCCGTTCACCTCCCTCTTTGATCTCGGTTCTTTCACTAGCAACATTCTGGATGTGAACATGCTGACCAGTAGCTATATCTGCAGTTGCTACACCTATTTTGTTGTCGTATTTGATTATTCTCTCTTTCTTTCTGATGTCTCTAACGGCTATTTTGTGCCCGAAAGGAATTTCCTCCTTTGCAACTATCGTTCCCACTTGAGAGGTGCCCTTCATCTCGATCTCTTCGCCTTTAGCGACTTTCTCGAGCACCGTAGCGACATTGTCGTTAACGGATAGCATGATGGCCTGTTTCATCGTTAATCCTCCAATTCAACAAAGCTTCCTCTAGCAGTATATTCAACGTTGTTTGATCCTAGAATAGAACAAATCATACCCATTGAATGTATCAGATGAGTTTCCAGTGCGTTCGAGGCCTTTTCCAGGTCTCCCTCGAGAATTCCTTGAGCGATCTTGAAGTGTTCCTCCATTTCGCAGATGATCCAATCCTTCTGCTGTTCAAGAAGATAGTACTTTATAACGTTACGCATTCTCGTAATGAGAATCGAGATTTTGGACATCATTTCAATCAGGTATTCATTGTTGCAGTTGCTCAAAATCTCTCTGTGCAACCTATAATCTATGTCATATGGGACGTTATTCTTTGTCTCTTCCGGTTCCGCAAGATGCTTCCGCATTCTCACTATTAGGTTAGATATCGTTTCCCTATCGATGCGAAAGATCGATTCACTCAACGCAAGCTTCTCCAGCACAAATCTTATTGGGAAGAGCTTCCTCACATCCTCTTCAAGAATCTCCTTAACGTAGAAACTCTTTGCAATTCCAGGTGCTACCAAACCGTCTTCCTTTAGTTTGTGGAGAGCCCCCCTGACTGGAGTTGAAGAAACCCCGTAGATTCTCTTCAGCCGATCTATCGTAAGCCTCGAACCTGGGGGAATTTCCAGCTCTACTATGCTGTTTCTGATCGATCTGTAAAGTTGGTATTGGATTCCATGAAAATGGTTTGTGTCTGCCGATCTATTCAAAACGATCCCTCCTTGAGAAGAGACAACTCTCTCAAAAAGATTCTGGTGTCATTCAGGGTTTCGATCTGATCTTCATCACAGAAGACCTCTACACTGAAGTTTCTTCTATATCCGGACTGTGTCAACAAGTTGAGGAATTTGTGAAAATCTATCGTTCCTTGGCCAAGAGGTTTGTGATTGGAATCGGCAAGGTGGACGTGTTTCACTAATCCAATATTAGAGCTCACAAATGAAGAGTCCACCTCTTCATTAAAATGGTCTGAATCGACGAGAATACCATAACTGCTAAGCCCTCTCGTCTCGAAGAAATCGGCGGCTTCTTGACAGTTGTTCAGAATCGGGCAGACCACCTTCCGGAGAGGTTCAATTAGAACTGAAAGCCCTTCGAGTTCATTCTTAACGAAAGTATCGATCTCTGTAAGAGACTCGGCCAGCCGGTCTAGGGACTTCTGAAGGCCATCCGACCATATAACACCTCTCAGTCTCCCGATATTTAGATCTACGCCCAGTTCATAAGCCTTTCTCGCCGCCGACATGAATGAATTGACAGCTCTTCTTCTCTCATTGATATCGATATGATTCAGATAGAGACCGGCCGTTCCTGCCATTTCCCCGGTGCAAAGAAATATACATTTTGCGGAGTGCTCCCTCTCCAGACGTTTGACCTTCTCTATCTCTACTTTGCCTGGATCGGCAATCATAAGTTCAAAGAATCTGAACCCGGCTTCGACTAACGCCGGAATCGTTTCTTCAAGCCTCCCCGTCAGGCCGGTAACCTTTGCGCCGGCCGGAATATCGTCATTGGCTACCATAAAACTCACTGCCACAAAGCTCACCTCATCCCGCTGCGCTGACAATTGCTATAGAAAGAGACGCCATTTTCGCAA encodes:
- a CDS encoding GntR family transcriptional regulator, which codes for MNRSADTNHFHGIQYQLYRSIRNSIVELEIPPGSRLTIDRLKRIYGVSSTPVRGALHKLKEDGLVAPGIAKSFYVKEILEEDVRKLFPIRFVLEKLALSESIFRIDRETISNLIVRMRKHLAEPEETKNNVPYDIDYRLHREILSNCNNEYLIEMMSKISILITRMRNVIKYYLLEQQKDWIICEMEEHFKIAQGILEGDLEKASNALETHLIHSMGMICSILGSNNVEYTARGSFVELED
- a CDS encoding UxaA family hydrolase is translated as MKQAIMLSVNDNVATVLEKVAKGEEIEMKGTSQVGTIVAKEEIPFGHKIAVRDIRKKERIIKYDNKIGVATADIATGQHVHIQNVASERTEIKEGGERA
- a CDS encoding M24 family metallopeptidase, which gives rise to MLIEEFRRRIDGLREEISSRGAGAFLISKCCNFSWVTFGARSHITLNSTEGEASVLVTLDRVYIITNNIEKQRIQEVEFHEELLGEFGFLEYNWFETYGEKRLIDNLLKGKLLSDTGRYDSEYVDLTEMRTVLSVYEIETYRALGRDCDDIFSSIIPGLKRNMTELEVQGLFYEAMSKRDIEPILTLVFSEDSSLSYRHNLSRNVKLDRRGFVSICARRRGLIVSSSRSFMFEPVEEISLQHERNCFVDAVAIDSSKPGERLSNVFEKLVEAYEHVGRGGEWKLHHQGGVAGYLPREVHGNLKSDFILKRGNAVAWNPTIRGTKSEDTVLIGDFGDSNISFPQTSSWPELKYEFDGSTVRRPAILLVDKV
- a CDS encoding Ldh family oxidoreductase produces the protein MGKPVAYENLRRLCEEILLSENFGIEAAHEIVDVLLEADLRGIPSHGVARLGRYIKERDSGNILLDSKPSIVHDTPVSATVDGNGGPGQCVSNYAMDLAIRKGKESMIGLVSVRNSNHYGISAYYSEKALSKKMIGIAMTNSYPLVVPTFGKEAVLGTNPFSVAIPGLKKNFILDMATSVVTRGKLEVYDRLGRDIPNGWAVDETGRNTTSPRRVLNNFNSRNPGGILPLGGSEEDFGGHKGYGMALLVDLLSAGLSLGRWSAETYSGSQAGVSHFFGCFSLELFGDRSSLIEHLEHIVDGVVSSKKADGHNKIYYHGEKEAMARERAVTSGIDLDQKTRDSLVSLAKKHSLSIPVELLD
- a CDS encoding sugar phosphate isomerase/epimerase family protein is translated as MAVSFMVANDDIPAGAKVTGLTGRLEETIPALVEAGFRFFELMIADPGKVEIEKVKRLEREHSAKCIFLCTGEMAGTAGLYLNHIDINERRRAVNSFMSAARKAYELGVDLNIGRLRGVIWSDGLQKSLDRLAESLTEIDTFVKNELEGLSVLIEPLRKVVCPILNNCQEAADFFETRGLSSYGILVDSDHFNEEVDSSFVSSNIGLVKHVHLADSNHKPLGQGTIDFHKFLNLLTQSGYRRNFSVEVFCDEDQIETLNDTRIFLRELSLLKEGSF
- a CDS encoding 8-oxoguanine deaminase codes for the protein MKTVLKNIDYLVTMNEKREELKDAYVVVEDGIIIDVGKGTPPPGDVEIDLAGRIITPGFVNTHHHFYQSLFRSVKEVASAKLFDWLVFLYERWKNLDNEAIYVSSKVAIYEMMMSGVTTTTDMLYLHPKGRSEFIDSEIEAARSTGVRFHPTRGSMSLSRKDGGLPPDTVVQSEREIIEDSVRLIEKYHDREKHSMLRIALAPCSPFSVTEESMVRTAELAGQYDVLLHTHLAETRDEDDFCIEKKGLRPVDFMEKVGWLNERSWFAHLVWLSDEDIKKLAGHDCGMAHCPSSNMRLGSGIARVKEMKEAGMRIGLAVDGSSSNDTGNMLLEIRNALMLQRVLKGADALTPRDVLEFATLGGARVLRMDDFIGSVEVGKSADLAAFRLDTLSMSGGLSDPVASLVLCDPHKSDMVMINGKIRVQNGRVIDSELPGLIKRHNEISSKLIGGEY
- a CDS encoding M20 family metallopeptidase, yielding MKLSDKELEKLLLELCSANTTNPPGNEDRAVEILQRVLVDRNVHIEIQKVAENRSNLVARLQRDPALPYLLLSGHMDVVPAGSNWDSDPFKPKLVDGKLFARGSADMKGGLSALTAALIDLSEDSDFSWNVALIATCDEEVGCSGIRHFLEHQTFDVSGVIIGEPTSLRLATGEKGAIWLKLKFRGKSAHGSQPQNGINAVTKLFSAYTELSQVLGKIEGLTESLNIIRGGSKENTVPDEAECVIDIRFAENTDSAEIIALVDSVLSKYNQSERIILLNRESFSSSGNLTESVKEVLKEKAMNAEELTMTYFTDGAFTASQGIETVILGPGSPSMAHRSNEYVELEEVHMARRLYSKIARNYFERTR
- the smpB gene encoding SsrA-binding protein, coding for MKTVVTNKKARFQYHLMDSYEAGIELVGTEVKSLRLGGASLIDAYCKIESGEIFLVDCNISLYTHGNVWNHEPRRKRRLLMHRKEILRLDQKTKEKGLTIIPLKIYFNDKGKAKVEICLAKGKRLFDKREDIAKRDVERRMRQQADL
- a CDS encoding UxaA family hydrolase, which codes for METFKGYLRSDGSAGVRNHVLVLPSVLCSANVARRISSAVPGSVVASHNQGCAQLGDDFKQTRRTLINTALNPNIAAVLVVGLGCERVSPHELRDIIQDHGKPAEVIMIQDYGTVEAIERGIAIVKDMVKEASKIERKEVSLSSLVLGMECGGSDFSSGLSANPVVGQVADFLAKKKGRVILSETTELVGAEHLLFERMSDESMKQRFTKMLQRMIDESLKNSRDVVDKENVPNNISPGNVRGGLTTLEEKSLGAMIKGGKVPIVGVKEYGEVIDAEPGLYLMDTPGYDVESVTGMVAGGATVVLFTTGQGTPTGHAIAPVIKITGNRQTAKKMSDNIDFDCSAIIYGEETLEESGRKLFDLVLRIANGELTKAEVLGQDDYSIWNVGIKL